Below is a window of Equus quagga isolate Etosha38 chromosome 4, UCLA_HA_Equagga_1.0, whole genome shotgun sequence DNA.
CCAAATCTGCGCCTTGCACTGGAGAGCAGTGCGGGTCCCAGCTTGTGAGGTGCTGGGTGCAGAGCATCTGGCTTATGGAAAGGAGAGGGCGTGGTACCCACCTCTCCCGGGCTGAGAGCTGGGTGACGGCACACGCCTGCACAGAGGGATGTCCAGGATTGGGCAgttcttcatcttttttcccaCAAGCCTGACTCTTTTCTACTGTGAAGTACCAGTTATATTCTTACCAGGCAGAGGATTCTGTTCTAAACTAATGTCACTTCCAGGAGAGAGAGTTTTTTAACCCAGGCTTCATCTTGCTAGTAAGGAGCCAAGGCGGGCGTGTGTGGGAACTGCCCGGGGTCCCTGCTCTGCTGTGACATTTCTGAATACGTTATGCTAACAGCTATGTGACATACAGAGGAGGCAAGAAGTGTTTTTCAGAGATGGAATGGAGGCTGAGATCACATGGACGTTCCATATGGAGTCCAAAATGGAATTCATGTCTTGCCGTGGGCAGACCAGGAAAAGTCAGTGAAGATGTGTCTTCCTGCTTTGTGATGGTTAGGGAAGGAGTTAGAGGGTCAAGTCCCTAAAGCACGTCTGTGTCCGTTACATCTCTCTGTGCTGGAGCCTTTGAACAGCCGAGTGCCGTTTTCCCATGAGAGGCCTTGGGGGGTCAGCCCCAGCTCTGGGAGCGCAGCCTTCCTGTCCACGGCTTTGCTAATGGTCCCTACGCTCCCATGTGCCCAGgagggtatttttctttctcctgttggCTTCTCTCCTGACGCTTGATCACCCAAACGCCATGCTCTGACCCACTGAGTATCTCCATACCACATgtgtctgctgtgtgcccagTGTGGCTCCGGGGGCCGGCACCCCACTGTGCAGGCACCTCAAATACCACTCCTGGCTCAAGGAGTGACATCACCAATTGGAAGCTAGAAACCTGGGAGCCATTCTAGTTTTCCCTCTCTCACCTCTTATTTCTAGAATCCATCCCCTCTCCACTCCTAGTGGCCGTGTCTTGGTTCAGTCCCTCATCTCTAACCTGGACTGTTGAGGCTATTCTCCAGCTGGTCTCTAAAATGTCCTTGTACTTCTCCAGATGGCCACAGAGTGCCAGAAACACTTTAGTCATTCCCTGTTGTTGCCTATGAAAAAACTTAAACTCCGTAGTGGGGCTACCAAGGCAGCTGTGTGGTCTGGCCTCGGCTGCCTGTGGCTGAACCTTATTCCCCCGGACCCTGTATTCCAGCCCAACCCAAGCACCTTCCCTCACTACAGGCAGCGGGTCCAGCCCCCCGGCCCCTCCACTGTTGCTTTATCCGCTTCTAGTACACTTGTGTCTCCCACCCACTACACTAAACCTCCCGAAGGCACCCAGCATTATTcccggcacacagtaagtgctttttgttgtttgatgaacgaggaaataaaaacaagaaaagctgCTCATTTTTCTGCAGGATGGGGTGTTTTAGTCCCCCAGTCTTTGGGATGGCTAACGCAGGGCCCTGGCGCAGAGGTCACACAAGGCAGCTTGCCCCAGGCGGGAGAGCAGTGTGTAATGTCCCAGTGTCTTCACAGTCTGCCCCTCGCCTGCTGCCTCTTGGGCCATGGCCTGACCAGGGCAGCTGTTGTCATTTTGCTGTGGCTTCCAGCTAAGACAGGCAATGGTTTGGGAGTGGAATCTGTGTCCTGACTGGCCAGGGCTGTGCTGCAGTCCTGTCCTCTGAGGTGCAGGCTGGATACCATCCAAGTAGACGCTTGAGATGGAGCTCTGGGTAATTAATGCTGTTTCAGTAGTGTCAGTAATCGGTCTGCAGTGCATGCTGAGGGCATGTGTCAGATATTCAGGAAGCCCTTAGAGTGTGGCCAGGGAGTTGTTTGGTACTGTCATGCATTAAACAGACTGCCCTTTAGCGGCGAGGATCACCCAAACTTGGCTCTCCAATAAAACAAGAATGCATGCAGGATGGAAGGGAGCTTTTACAGCGAAGTGGCCAAAGATTGGCGGCAGCTTTAGAAAGCTGAATCAAGCCTTTGTGGCCGTGCTGTAACGTTAGGGAACTGAGACTCGGGGAAGGTCAGTTGAGGGCTAATGCCAATTCTCAGTGAGGACTGGATTGGTTGTCACAGATTGAACGTCGTAAAGACAAATAGTCGGTGACTCACAGGCGGATCAAACCCGCGGCCTCTGGGAAGCATGGCCCCGGGTCTTCCCTGTGATCCCGCGTTGCTgcacctcccctctctgtgcctgcgAGTCCCCGCGGGTCAGCCCGGCACAAACGCAGCAGCCCCGGCCGGTCCGCGAGACCAGACCCCCGCGCCGAGCAGCCTGCCCCCGGGTGCTGGCCGAGCGCGGTGAGCGAGGAGTCGCTGCCGGCCGGGCCTCTGTCTGGGAGCCAGATCCGATTCGTGAGATAACATTTAGGGAACTTCGGGTTCCGTTAGGAAGCAGTTTTCGAGTTCGACACTTGTAAATGCTTCTAGGCTGCTTCGGTCTCCTCTCCGATCCCCGCTTCTGCGCCCCTCCAGCCGCGCTCTTCCCCGGCCGGCGCACGCTCCAGCCGTGCACGCCCGGGCCCCGGCCCCGCCAGGCTGTCACCGAGCCCTGCCCGCTCCCGGGAGGGCTACCCCCAGGCCAGGGGGCGGCGCTGCGGCGGCGCGGGGAGGGCCGCGGGGGCGGGGACGCCGCGCGGGGGCGGCGCGGCCCGGGGCGCGGGGNNNNNNNNNNNNNNNNNNNNNNNNNNNNNNNNNNNNNNNNNNNNNNNNNNNNNNNNNNNNNNNNNNNNNNNNNNNNNNNNNNNNNNNNNNNNNNNNNNNNNNNNNNNNNNNNNNNNNNNNNNNNNNNNNNNNNNNNNNNNNNNNNNNNNNNNNNNNNNNNNNNNNNNNNNNNNNNNNNNNNNNNNNNNNNNNNNNNNNNNNNNNNNNNNNNNNNNNNNNNNNNNNNNNNNNNNNNNNNNNNNNNNNNNNNNNNNNNNNNNNNNNNNNNNNNNNNNNNNNNNNNNNNNNNNNNNNNNNNNNNNNNNNNNNNNNNNNNNNNNNNNNNNNNNNNNNNNNNNNNNNNNNNNNNNNNNNNNNNNNNNNNNNNNNNNNNNNNNNNNNNNNNNNNNNNNNNNNNNNNGCGGGGGCGGCGCGGCCCGGGGCGCGGGGAGCCGAGCGGCGGGCGCCGGGGCCGGCATGGCGTGGCCCTGCATCAGCCGCCTCTGCTGCCTGGCGCGCCGCTGGAACCAGCTGGACCGCTCCGACGTGGCAGTGCCGCTGACCCTGCACAGCTACTCGGAACTCGAGAGCGAGGAGCCGGGCCCGGGCGGCGCCTCCTCGCGCAGGGGCCCGTCCCCCGCCGGCGCCCGGAACCCCAGCCGGGACGTGCCGCTCACTCAGTACCAGCGGGACTTCGGCGTGTGGACGGCGCCCGCGGGGCCCAGAGATGCGCCGCAGGAGCGCGGGCCGGGGCCAGGCGGCCGCAGGGGCAAGCCCCCCGCGCCCTCCGCCCGGGGGGTCTACGTGCTCCCCATCGGCGACGCGGACGCGGCGGCAGCAGCGACCACGTCGTACAGGtacagggctgggggcaggggagcgCATCGTATCCAGAGCCCGTGGTcggaggagactgaggccaggaGCCATGAGGACCAGGGTGGGTGGGAAAGAGGGGGCGCCTGGAGCTACCATCCTACACGACTTCGAGAGCGGCAGGTGGCCTCTCAGGTCATCCCCTTTGGTCCCTGGGCACTGCATGCGTCGCCTTCGCTGTTCCCTGACCAGCCTCAGAGTGAATGAGCACCTTCGGGGACGAGTGGCTCATTACCTCACTCACAGCCCGCTCCCCTTGTGGGCAGCCCTGCCAGAAAGCCCTGCCTTTGACCGAGTTAAAATCGGCTTGCTTCCACCAAGTGGGCCTAGCCATAGGCGGAGTGCGCGCAGGCCACCTGCCCAAGCTCCCTCTGGCCAGTGCCCTCTGGGGGGGCGTTAATGGTGAGGACCAAGAGGGCTCCCGAGCCGGTGGTCCCCTTGGGTCCCACAGAGCGACTGAAGCCCGTTGACTTGGCTTTCGCTGAGGACAGGTCTGTGGgtcctccccacccacacccccgCCTCAGCGCTGCCCCGGGACACCTGAGGGccttctgccttctttctcttattacaaaagtaatatgcACTCACAGTAGGAAAACCGGAAATGACAACAAGGAAAATTAATATCCCCTAACTCCACCCCAAACTTTCTAGCCCATAACCTGCATTTGAGTGTATATCCATTTATAATTCTTACATGGTTAGATTCTTACTGTGCACGTCATTTGCACCTTTGGTGGATAGCTGCCCATGTTACCAGATGTTCTTCCGCAAGGGGAATTTTAATAGACGTGCAGCACTTTATCGGCTGGGTATACATTTATCCATACATTGATCTATCTAGTTATCCATGTATAAATCTATAGATAGATCAgtatctccaaatatttttaatctactCTCACGGCATTGAATATTTAGTGTATTTCTAATTTGGGGCTATTAAAAACACTTCCTTTGATCCAGTTACTTCACTTCCAGGAGGTTTCCCTACAGGTGTTGAAGGGGTGGCAGCTAAGGGTCATCCGTATAAGGTGTGCGCAACATTGTACAGCAGCAGGTGGAAACAATCCCACTGTCCTCTGCTGTTGGATGGTTAGTTACAGCTCCACCGTAGGCTGGGCTACTGGGAAGCCCAGGACGGCCTGATAACACACGATCTCCAATAGGTACATGtcaaaaaagcaagatgcaagaCAGCGTGTCtcctatgtgtgtttttaaaagggaCACTGATATACACAAGTCTGCTCAAATAAGCACAGGCCATCTCTGAGTGAGGCAATGGTCacctctggggagaggcagggaggggagggggatggaCGCTGCCAGAGCAGGAGGAGACTGACTTTTCACTCTGTCTTTTGAAccgttgctttttttttttttttaacacgtACATgtattgcctttaaaaaaactttttcttagagaaaaaaataccttccGTCATAAGCATCCTTAGAGCTCAGTCTTTGCTCATaccataatttctttataataaattgcTACCTGTGGAATTAAAGGGCCAGAAAGATATGAACTTTCTccctcaattttattattttaaaaatcaactgtattgaggtataatttccaTACGGGAAATTCATCCCTTGTAAGTGAGCCGCTGGATGACTTTTGTACACCCCTGGGCACCACCACCATTGTCAAGACATGCAGAACGTTCCATCTCCCCAGAGGCTCCTTCCTTCACAGGTGGGCAG
It encodes the following:
- the MAP6D1 gene encoding MAP6 domain-containing protein 1, whose amino-acid sequence is MAWPCISRLCCLARRWNQLDRSDVAVPLTLHSYSELESEEPGPGGASSRRGPSPAGARNPSRDVPLTQYQRDFGVWTAPAGPRDAPQERGPGPGGRRGKPPAPSARGVYVLPIGDADAAAAATTSYRQEFQAWTAVKPSRSRKAKPATVVTTHSSGWESSPGASFQVPEARKKFAPNPSAIFQTSAPRILNV